A DNA window from Lujinxingia litoralis contains the following coding sequences:
- a CDS encoding tubulin-like doman-containing protein, with the protein MANRQNLVVDELLTRPSNVCPTLFVGLGGCGCQIAMRIARHLKSRPDYSERFKDLTKFALVDTNINDLELHREDADESFLISDFEKEAYANLASGKLFLEADEYFTQWVPRDYRFRAGDTAGAGQIRIESRLGSYYQMKHGDLVPRFRRLLEALKRHEHGHRRLDTSEIRIILCFSIAGGTGSGSFLPLAYMLRDQARALGKPNMLGVCVLPAVFEDKTGANKDGTFANSYAALKEVEHLMKLGSPESSFFPTDGIEFHYDPSDHSKRRVRQKPFEFLYLIDKPESFTVDRPVDAAADGLYLQLFSPLFAVQAGDYDNYTQHQRFLVPHDFEAKGIPGFTSFYGSYGAAVLQVPVDGLADYCSRAAALNIMRQSFLGAIPADPIYSSLRSHPEPFYEVTERDDEENARPVKTADFIKKEEGIRQVLRDRLFQKRVRLLARCEADENAAGRFLAIFRHGHRLGEIPRENATWALDPERVTPDREQLADRGMNFSIGALTLEALCGPKAGAQPGLLSAARRAMDAASEELEAEVSIERNTLARDLVGRAMYWAEDLKRRGLRVLEQGYTQHGIAFPGLEELLELKFLAQDTEDVSLAAKRFAVLAMRDELRTEMRQPPAPVPFELDGIEDDDKIKEKDAPDLIRRLIDQAMERASRELLTHFIEQRTALRDKLAESVRILRVLELGFDDFQRDQTRQLERLREQGDHSTNQFVLDAEAFQIENGRRMWDFFYADRIAPMPELAMSNPRIQAKLSGTVRDLSLRGSGSTTATLNQLFDALKGYAHLHLMRTLCGDPKSTDPARRDGLTLAQALELEVAYRALYMSNLEKIQERKDAAITEVVARYRAQPRERQLDLMEPIHQDYLRDKIRRVVNERADLLVSYDESRDQHGGVRPNHVFLAAISPDFKDTTVERALNGANLGGMRWVDKGWHNPRQIVFYRAVLNVPLYVFGRMDEMKEHYHRFKNLSKRSKVLHVDRNWEDSLPDLDPDTAQEHHRQEQMRANIVNFAALWTLRDPLSAQSYILLRDGHYWLREPQLSSPLQSATASGTNHLKALGDRLAPAINTLPELLDAERVKYLPYLQLLAAVREGMAPAVLQQIVKLPFQWRKNRDELRTQYGSSPSPNQLLKLRDFTDAFNRLREALDALLAHLRNIETERLTLGGDAGENAAGLHPTQAGENLRQSVEILRSFQEGWRAMEEPERSTSVPPSFRSLFRPLAEEELHQTLETLRIGTTEPVPGAPTPSTEKLD; encoded by the coding sequence ATGGCGAACCGTCAAAACCTCGTTGTCGACGAGCTTCTCACGCGCCCCAGCAATGTCTGCCCCACCCTCTTTGTCGGCCTGGGCGGATGTGGCTGCCAGATCGCCATGCGCATCGCTCGACACCTGAAGTCGCGCCCCGACTACTCCGAGCGCTTCAAAGACCTCACGAAGTTCGCCCTGGTGGATACCAACATCAACGACCTCGAACTCCACCGCGAAGACGCCGACGAATCCTTCCTGATCAGCGACTTCGAAAAAGAGGCCTACGCCAACCTCGCCAGCGGCAAACTCTTCCTGGAAGCCGACGAATATTTTACCCAGTGGGTCCCCAGAGATTACCGCTTCCGCGCCGGGGACACCGCCGGCGCCGGCCAGATCCGCATCGAGTCTCGCCTGGGTTCCTACTACCAGATGAAACATGGCGATCTCGTCCCCCGCTTTCGCCGCCTCCTCGAAGCCCTCAAGCGCCACGAACATGGCCACCGCCGCCTGGACACCTCCGAGATCCGCATCATCCTCTGCTTCTCCATCGCCGGTGGCACCGGCTCCGGCTCCTTCCTCCCCCTGGCCTACATGCTCCGCGACCAGGCCCGGGCCCTGGGCAAACCCAACATGCTCGGCGTCTGCGTGCTCCCGGCAGTCTTCGAAGACAAAACCGGCGCCAATAAAGATGGCACCTTCGCCAACTCCTACGCGGCCCTCAAAGAAGTCGAACACCTGATGAAACTCGGCTCCCCCGAGTCCAGCTTCTTCCCGACCGACGGCATCGAATTCCACTACGATCCCTCCGACCACTCCAAACGCCGCGTCCGCCAGAAACCCTTCGAGTTCCTCTACCTCATCGACAAACCCGAGAGCTTCACCGTCGACCGCCCGGTCGATGCCGCCGCCGACGGCCTCTACCTCCAGCTCTTCTCCCCCCTCTTCGCCGTACAGGCCGGAGACTACGACAACTACACCCAGCACCAACGCTTCCTCGTCCCCCATGACTTCGAAGCCAAGGGCATCCCGGGATTCACCAGCTTCTACGGCTCCTACGGCGCGGCCGTGCTCCAGGTCCCCGTCGACGGCCTGGCCGACTACTGCAGCCGTGCCGCCGCGCTCAACATCATGCGCCAGAGCTTCCTGGGCGCCATCCCCGCCGACCCCATCTACAGCTCCCTTCGCTCCCACCCCGAGCCCTTCTACGAAGTCACCGAGCGCGACGACGAAGAAAACGCCCGCCCCGTCAAAACCGCCGACTTTATTAAAAAAGAAGAGGGCATCCGACAGGTCCTCCGCGACCGCCTCTTCCAGAAACGCGTGCGCCTGCTCGCCAGATGCGAAGCCGACGAAAACGCCGCCGGACGCTTCCTCGCCATCTTCCGTCACGGCCACCGCCTGGGCGAAATCCCCCGAGAAAACGCCACCTGGGCCCTCGACCCCGAGCGCGTCACCCCCGACCGCGAACAACTCGCCGATCGCGGCATGAACTTCTCCATCGGCGCGCTCACCCTGGAGGCCCTCTGCGGCCCCAAAGCCGGCGCACAACCCGGACTCCTCTCCGCCGCACGCCGTGCCATGGACGCCGCCAGTGAAGAGCTCGAAGCCGAAGTCTCCATCGAGCGCAACACCCTGGCCCGCGATCTCGTCGGCCGCGCCATGTACTGGGCCGAAGATCTCAAACGCCGCGGACTCCGCGTACTCGAACAGGGCTACACCCAGCACGGCATCGCCTTCCCCGGCCTCGAAGAACTCCTGGAACTGAAGTTCCTCGCCCAGGACACCGAAGACGTCAGCCTGGCCGCCAAACGCTTCGCCGTCCTGGCCATGCGCGACGAACTGCGCACCGAGATGCGACAGCCTCCCGCGCCGGTCCCCTTCGAACTCGACGGCATCGAAGACGACGACAAAATCAAAGAAAAAGACGCCCCCGATCTCATCCGGCGTCTCATCGACCAGGCCATGGAGCGCGCCTCCCGCGAACTCCTTACCCACTTCATCGAACAACGCACGGCTCTGCGCGACAAACTCGCCGAGTCCGTACGCATCCTCCGCGTGCTTGAACTGGGCTTCGACGATTTCCAGCGCGATCAAACCCGTCAGCTCGAGCGACTCCGCGAGCAGGGAGACCACTCCACCAACCAGTTCGTCCTCGACGCCGAGGCCTTCCAGATCGAAAACGGCCGGCGCATGTGGGACTTCTTCTACGCCGACCGCATCGCCCCGATGCCCGAACTGGCCATGAGCAACCCCCGCATCCAGGCCAAACTCAGCGGCACCGTGCGCGACTTAAGCCTCCGCGGCTCCGGCTCCACCACCGCCACCCTCAACCAGCTCTTCGATGCCCTCAAAGGCTACGCCCACCTCCACCTGATGCGCACCCTCTGCGGTGACCCCAAAAGCACCGACCCCGCCCGCCGCGACGGCCTCACCCTGGCACAGGCCCTGGAACTGGAGGTCGCCTACCGCGCCCTCTACATGAGCAACCTGGAAAAAATTCAGGAGCGTAAAGACGCCGCCATCACCGAAGTCGTCGCCCGCTACCGCGCCCAGCCCCGAGAGCGCCAGCTCGACCTGATGGAGCCCATCCACCAGGACTACCTCCGCGACAAAATCCGCCGCGTCGTCAACGAGCGCGCCGATCTCCTCGTCAGCTACGACGAATCTCGCGACCAGCACGGTGGCGTGCGCCCCAACCACGTCTTCCTGGCCGCCATCTCCCCCGACTTCAAAGACACCACCGTCGAACGCGCCCTCAACGGCGCCAACCTCGGCGGCATGCGCTGGGTTGATAAAGGCTGGCACAACCCCCGCCAGATCGTCTTCTACCGCGCCGTGCTCAACGTCCCCCTTTACGTCTTCGGACGCATGGACGAGATGAAGGAGCACTACCACCGCTTCAAAAACCTCTCCAAACGCTCCAAAGTCCTGCACGTCGACCGCAACTGGGAAGACTCCCTGCCCGACCTCGACCCGGACACCGCCCAGGAACACCACCGCCAGGAGCAGATGCGCGCAAACATCGTGAACTTCGCCGCGCTCTGGACCCTGCGCGATCCCCTCTCCGCACAGAGCTACATCCTGCTCCGCGACGGACACTACTGGCTCCGAGAGCCTCAGCTCTCCAGCCCCCTGCAAAGCGCCACCGCCTCCGGTACCAACCATCTCAAAGCCCTGGGCGATCGCCTGGCACCGGCCATCAACACCCTGCCTGAGCTCCTGGACGCCGAGCGCGTCAAATACCTGCCCTACCTCCAACTGCTCGCCGCGGTACGCGAAGGCATGGCTCCGGCAGTCCTCCAACAGATCGTCAAACTCCCCTTCCAGTGGCGAAAGAATCGCGACGAGTTGCGCACCCAGTACGGCAGTTCCCCCTCCCCCAACCAACTGCTCAAACTGCGCGACTTCACCGACGCATTCAACCGCCTCCGTGAAGCCCTGGACGCCCTCCTCGCTCACCTCCGCAACATCGAAACCGAGCGCCTGACCCTGGGCGGCGACGCCGGCGAAAACGCCGCCGGACTCCACCCGACACAGGCCGGAGAAAACCTGCGACAGAGCGTCGAAATCCTCCGCAGCTTTCAAGAAGGCTGGCGCGCCATGGAAGAGCCCGAACGCTCCACCTCAGTGCCGCCCTCCTTCCGCTCCCTCTTCCGCCCCCTGGCCGAAGAAGAACTCCACCAGACCCTGGAGACCCTGCGGATCGGCACCACAGAGCCCGTGCCCGGAGCCCCAACTCCCTCCACCGAAAAGCTCGACTGA